One Mus musculus strain C57BL/6J chromosome 2, GRCm38.p6 C57BL/6J genomic window, CCCACCCCAACTACATCAGGACCACAGACCTTTCTCCTACTCAGACTCATAGTTCTCTAATCCACTGAGACATCCAGGCTGCTCACAAAGACAGTTTTGGGAACACAGGGAGAGTCAAGCAAGAGGCACCCAGAAATCAATCGCGGTGAATTACAAAGAGGAAATAGGGATGAAACAAGCAAAGGGGAAGAGGGTGAAAGTATAGAAAGGGTGGTACTAAGAGTCCCTGCGTGCAGAGGGGTGGCCGGCATCCAAAGGGCCCTAAGAGCAAAAAGGCTGAAGCCTGGAAGGAACAAGCCTCAATGGGAAAAGACAGTTCTCTACATCCTGGGGTTGAAGAGAATCAAAGAATGAAAACGCTGGGAGATGTCCTCCACCAGTTCAGTGCAGCCCCTTGGGTACAATTCGAGACCAGTCCTGAAAGTCAGAAGACCAGAAAGTAGGACCTGAGACCTGTTGTGGGATTTGAGATTATGCTGGCAGGTCAGCCTAAGAAACAAACTCAACCTTTGGCTCTTGTCCCTGTGGCTCACAGTAGTCTGACTCAAGGGTCCTAAGAGGACCCAATCAGGCAAGATTCGAGTGGTCTCGGAGTCCAGACCAACAGAAAAAAGGAAGCGAGACTGACTGCGGTGTGCGGGCGCCAGGTTCCCAGACCCGAACCAGGCTCTTTGGGGTGAAGGGATCTGGGACACTATCCCCTCACTATTCTAGAGCTACCCGAGAGCACAAGCTTAGTGTTAGCTCCACTTCGGAGACCCGGTGTAGGTGGGCCTGGTTAGTTCTCCCACCTACCATCTCCTAGCCTGGGCCATGTGAGGAGACGCCTGAGTTGACAGCTTTCTACGGAGCCTGCCCCTCCCTGCCACCTCCCGGTTCCGCACTCCCTCCCGCAAAGTGCCTTTCCCCCTTTAAAGAAGCTCCTGTCGCCCCTTTAAGGCCCAGCCTCCCTTAACTCTCTCTTAACTGGGCGTCCCCCACGGGGCCCACGATTCCCCGCCGCAGCCGCCTCCCAGCGCGGCACTTCCGGGCCCCTACATCGCCCTTTTAAGGGGCAGCCCCCCGGCAGCGCGCGGCCCCGCCCCCTGCACCGGCGCGCCCCGCGGGGGAGCCGGGCTAGAGCCGGAGCGCGCGGTCCGCGCGGCCACTGGAGACCAGGCGGCCGGCGGCCGGGCaggcggcggcagcggcagcggaTGGGGACGCGGAGTCGGGCGGCTGTGGCTGTGGCGGCGGCCGGGAAGCAGCTGGCGggccggcggcggcggcggcgctggCGGCGGTGACGGGCCCAGGCCCCGGCGGCGGCAGCGACGCGGTGGCGGGCTGCGGGCGGGCGGCGTGAGGAGCAGCGGCGGAGCGCGGGGCCGCCGGGAAGCCAGGGCGCCGAGACGCCCCCTGCCCAGTCCTCGCAGGCCGCCAGGCCCCCTCCAGCCGGGGCCGTGGAGCACCGGGGCAAAGGCCGGGGCCCCCCCATGAAGGAGCGCGACGCGGCCCCGGCCGAGCGGGGCAAGCCGGCCACCTACACCGGGGACAAGAAGGCGAAGATGGCGGCCAAGACCAACAAGAAGTGGGTCCGGCTAGCCACGGTGTTCGCCTACGTGCTCTCCGTGTCGCTGGCCGCCATCGTACTGGCCGTCTACTACAGTCTCATCTGGCAGCCGGTGGGTGCCGGGACCTCGGGGGGAGCCGTCGGCCCGCCCCCCAGCGGCTCCAACACCACCGGCCCGTCTGGGACTTCGGGGGTGGCGGCGGGGCCCAACACCACCGGGTCGTCCCGCCGCGAGGCGCCACGCGACGCACCCCCGCTGCAGGCGGCGAGGCCGGCGCCCCCGGAGCCCGCTGCAGACAGCCCCCTGGCTGGGCCGCTCGAACGGCCGCGGGGGCTGGACGAGGACGAAGAGGAAGCGGCCGAAGAGCCCCGGAGTCGTTGAATCTCTCCGCGTTGGGGACGGTCGGGAATCATCGTCCCCTAAGCCCCCAAGCAGGACTTTGCAGCAGGACCGGCTCCGGAGCCCGCCGGAGTGACCCCTACGCGAGCGTACGCCCCCACACACCTCAGCGATCGCCAGTTTGCCCCGGGAGCCGGTAATGCACAACCGGATCTTCAGCCAAGGGACCACGATTCGCCGGGGACTCGGGGTTTGATCTTCCCAGCACCGTGCTGCGCCAGGGCCCTGAGCCATAAGGGGAACTGGGGGGGAGGGTGGAGAGAGCCTAGCACCCAGCCCTTCAGCGCTGCTAGCTCTGGTGTTTCCTAAACGCAGGGGGTGACTCGGGCGCCCCCTCCCCAAGACTCAGGGGAAGGTAGGGAGTTGTGtaggggctcttttttttttttttttttaaataagccgAGGCTCTCCCAAAGAAGAGAGCACCAAAAGTAGCGGAGCTCAGGTACGTCAACCTAGTTGCAGTGGCCAGACATGCGTTTAATTTATAGATCCCTGTATATAGTTGTTGACATATGCACTAGACGCTATAATCACATAGAACTCTATGTATCTCCCCACAGCCTGGGTAGCTACTGAATGGTGGGGTCCAGCAAGGGCTATTTGCTGGCCTTCAAACTGCACTTAGCCAGAAGGGCACAaacacaagcttttttttttttttcttttccatcaccCACTCTTTCACCTGTTCCCTTCCTGTTTCAGAAAGATAAGTTCCTGACGTTCTTGCACAAGAGTATAATCATTCTTAGACCCCTACCATGGCCGTGGAAAAACCTTAGCAATAGAGACTGTTTAGGGAGGGTGGGGAATGTGCTGACCCCCTCCGGTTCTCATCCTAGTGCTCCCACCAAAGTGGCTTCCTGTTGTAGCCTGAGTCTCTGGATCCATGCCAGGGGCGATGGCAAGAAAGAGTAGAGCTGCTGTGTTTAGATCAGTCCCTTCCCTCACAGAATTCCTTTAGGAAGAGCAAGCCTTTTTAAGTACAGTGATTGGCAAGTGTTTTCTCTCATTCCTTTTCCGGCTCCTCAACTATCTTACCGGTTCCAGATCTTGTCTTATTTCATTTCTTGCCCTTCTAGATCTTGTCTTACTCGTGTTTGCATTTCCTAGTTTTTGAGCCTAACACAGCAGCTTGCCGTTAGAACCAAATCAGTTGCAAAACCAGAGCTTTGATGTGGTTCTGAGTTGCTTTATAGGGTGAGAAAGAGCAGAAGGTAGAATTCAAGTTCAGGAGTGTGCCTGGCTAGCCAGTGAAGAGACCAGCTCTTGGAAGATTGAACTGGCAGCTCATCTTTCTCATTCCTTATAAGCTTCCACTTAAATGCAGCCAACGATTTTCTAGAGGTGGTctcacacacgcgcacacacactctcGGGGCAGCAGGAATTATTCTTCAGTTTGGATTCCATTTCCCCCTGCCACTTGCTGTTAGGCAGTTGAGTGTGGGTAGTGACAGCGATCAAACCCCTTAGTGTTTCCTTTTTGGGAAATAAGcaatttaaaagagaaacaaaataggAAACTTGTATACCTTAGTCCTGAAACTGTCTATCCACTTTTCTGGCCTACCTTGTAGTCAGCTCTGATTCAGGTTTACAGGACAATAGTCTTGATTTAAGCCATGTCCTGACCTGGGCAAGAAAATAGCAACTAAGCTGGCAGCCTCCCAGCAGGCTGCTAACACCCAAGGTGTCTGGGCTTGGAGAGTTCTTCACAGCTGATGAGGACTTAAGTCATTAGGAGGCCCATggggactttttaaatttttgatgagAGACTGGGGGGAAGAAACATAAAATGCCACTTTGTATCTTCAATGATAGCCTGTCATTTATATTTATGGTGTGAATTTTTAGtcctatattttaataatttgtaaatTGATCTCTTATTCCAAGAACCCTCTGGACTCGTGGGAGAGTGTCTGGGAGTccactcctcttcccctcctgaCCCTGCTTTATGGACTGTTTAAATCCACTTTGGATCAAAGAGTTCAGCAAGACCACTCGTGGTCCAGCTGGCCTCCTGACTCTATAAGCCTTCACTGGAATCGGGACATTTTCTCCAGCCCTAGCTGTGAACATGACCAGAGACATTATTTATAATTCAGCCATTCAAGATATACCTGTACTTTAAAagtcctgtatattttttaaaagttttatttttcaggtGAACAGAAATACATTCTAAGAACTCTGCCTAAGCCTGTGTAAGTTGGTCATTTCTCTTACTGACTTGGGGAAGTAGGAGCAGAGGTGGTCTCAGGTGCAAGGACGCTGTGATGAATAGGTTCAGGAAGAAAAGGCAATCGCCTTGCTGTTCTCAGTGCCTGCCACTGAAGAGATTAGAGAGGGGTGGCAGGATCCGTCTTAGTCAGGGAGGCCCCTGGTCGGAAAATGATGTCAGCTTTTGCCAATAAAAGTTCTACTCTACAGACCCTCAAGCGGATACCTTAAGGACTAGTAAGTGCGAATATTGAGTTTTAGTCACAAACATTTAGCTGTCTGAGGTGAAGACACAGCTGTCTGCTGGCATCACCCTCTCACCTTAAACTGTTGGCCTTTTGCTAACTCAGGAAGTACTGACACTGGAACAGACAAGCCATTGGGCTGCACTGCCTGATCAGAGCCTAGCACCCCTGGAGCCAAGCTGCTGAGAGGTGTAGGTTGCTTCAAAGGTAAGGGCTTTTTCTACCcttaaagcaaacaaaacaagatcTGTGGGTGAAAAGCATAAATATAAGGGATTCGTTATGCTGTAAAATACATGGTACGAAATTGAGCTCAGCTCATTAGCAGACAATGGAGCCCAGTACAAATCCCGAACGAGAAGCCAGTGTTGGTGGAGCCCCCTGTGGCCTGCACTTCTGCAGAGCAGTTAGGGGGTAGCCACTGTGCTTTTACCTCACCTTGTAGTCTGCAGGGAGGCAAGGAAAAAGTCCCGCCTTCCTTTATTTCCCTCTTCAGCCTACACAAAGGCTTTCTGTAAGAGAGCTTGGTACAGCAGTGCAGGAGAGTGAGTTTGTTGGCTTTTGGATACAGCCCCTCCTTTCTGCAGATGGGGACATGTGGCTTGTACAGCTGCACACAGCTTACCCCACTGGCCAAAGACAGCAGTAGGTACACAGAGAGCCTGCCTGCTGATTAGAACAGGGCCCGATGGGACGGGAACAGGCGTCGGAACAGCTTTCTTTGCAAATGTCGGGAGGGAAGGAGCAGAACTGTCCATGTTTTTAAGCCTGGAAGGTCTGTACAAAGGGGATTGTTTATCTCTCCCTCTCACCGCTCTGCACTGGGACGACCCTAGGTGTTTGCTTATACTGAGTTAGCACTATTCATTCTCTAGCAACCggaactcaaagggaaaaaaagaatgaagttttGAAGGTATAGGGCCGGGGAGCCCTTTGGTTAAGCTTGTGTCTTCCTCTCCCCCATGGATGATCAGGTACAAGAAGTGCTCCTCTAAAGCTGTATTTCCCCACTGACAGCTGTATAGTTCTACATAGTATGGTACCACGGGGCGGGGAGCTCTTGCGTCTAccttgtttttcagttttcactGGGGAATTCTACACTGGTGTGTTCTGTAGTCAAGTATTTATATCCTGGTTTGAAATGCTGAAGGCAGAACATGGACTTGTTCCTACATGCTGCTCTAAGGAGGCTGAAAGGTTGGTGGCTTTAGGGCCACTGCAGCTATTTAAAAGGGTAATGACTGCCCTCACTTTCCTGTCTGCAGAAAATGGAGGTATTTCTGGAATTGCAATTCAGTAACCAAAGGGCCACAGCTGTACTGTTTAATTGGCCTCCCTCTGGGGAGGAAAGAAGTGCCGTGGCTTTGCTCATTTCTCATGACCAGCGCCAACTCAGTGCCTGGCACAAAGCACTGGGCCCTCAGAGTCCGCTGCTCACCTGGGTGGGCAGCGTGCTGGAAGTAACTGACCTGCCATCACGGTGTCCCTGTCACAGCCCACTCAGAGAACCTGTGTGGAACACAGCCCATAAGCTAGCTGAAACGATAGCCAAACTGACCCAGCTGAACGGTTTCTTCCTTACGTGTTGACAGGCCTGGGTTTGGCCCTCAGGTTTTATCTGGGAACCAGAAGTCTATGGCTGGCATCCATGTGGGAGCAGCATAGGCTTTCGACCCATTCATTGTCCTGTCTGCCCCAGCACTAATGTGGAGCTACAAAAATAGCTGCACTGTTGACAGTCTTTTGGTCACATCTGTTTCCCTCACAAACATAGCCTGTGGTTTTCTGCCGCGAAGAGCCCGTGTTACGATTTTTTTGTTCCTTCCAATAGCtcatcaaaaaataaacaaacaaagcctgTCTTTGCCACACACCCTGACTCTATTAAGATGTCCACAGTCACAACAAACCCAGCGCTCAGTGCTCCCTCGCACTCGTGAGACACCTGGTCAGTCATAAGCTCCTTTACTGTTCTAAACCAGTTCTTGTGGTCCTAGACAGTTCTGAAGCCTTGGCTAAGCTACAAGAAGGAGACCAGGAAATCACCACACACTTTGTGCCCGTGGCTGCCATGTGTGATTGCCTAAACAGCCGCATTTTCCTAATTTTAGCCATCAGTTATACTAGCAGCAAGATCCCGTTTAATATCCTCAGGAATATTTTCTACAAACCGTTACCATTAATTTGGTATTTATTGAGCCAAATGGACTTCAAAACTCTCAAAACAAacttgtcaaaaacaaaaaacaaaaaaacaacaataaaaaaaacccaacccaattGTGTTAATCAAAAATGGTTTCCTTTTAACTATCTCTTCTCTCCCTAAGAGCTCCTAGCTGGTAATgagcttttctttcttgtgtccAAGAGTCCACCTGTCCCCTTAGGGGCCTCCTGGGCAGTGCCATGTTACAGAAgcagggctgtagagatggctcagagcacttgctgctctcccagaagacccaggttcaatacccagcacccacatggtggctaactaCCAAGGAGTCCCCCTCTCttgtggcctccacaggcaccagtcaTAAACAGtgtgcagacatacacatacaaaataaagtatatgttttaaaaagttacagGAGCCCATCACTGAGCCGTAGTCGTCCCATGCATTAGGACCTAGGTGTGGAGACAGAATGTTCTTAGAAGGGACCCTGCGCGTAAGGTAAGAAACCTGACAACTCATCGGTGGCATTGGTAAAAGCTCGGCCTCCTGTCCTGCTGACTGCGTGGCATGTCATGAGAGTGAGCGGAGGTAATAGATCGATGTGATAAGGCTTTAAGGCCTTGGGAATAAATATGAGATAATATATTCTCAAGGAAATATGTAACCATTTGGGGGAAATGATGTATGGGGAGAAGTGTGGCGGGAAAGCCAGTAAACAGGACGCTGACTCCCAGACCAGCAGCATCAGCACTACCTGGAGAATTGGGAGAGCTGCGACACTGGGCCACATCCCAGACCAGCTGGGCAGCTGGCTCAGCAAGTGGAGGCAGGCCTTCTGTTAAAAATCAACTTTCCAGCTGTGCCCCTTTAAtccagacagaagcaggcagatctcttaagtTTGTAGTCAGCCTGGTTACAGCACGGCCAGAGCTACGCAGaggaaccctgtttcaaacaaaacaaaacccaaaagccaGCTTTCCTGGTGATTCTGATGCACACTGAAGTTGGACAGCCGCTGGCCCCGCCTTTCCCTCTGGTTTCTGTAGTTCCGGGAATCTTTCTGTGTTGCTAGCTGGTTATCACTGTGGCTTTCGGCCCTCTTGCTTCAGTGGAGCCAGCTGCCCTGTGCAGAGGAGAGGGAACACTATGTCTCCAGAGTttgtaaggaaaaggaaaaagcctGCACTGTCCATTATTTTTGACAGTTCACCCTGGAGAGCTTGTTAAGATGGAGGTTGGCGTGAgagcttcctccctctgcctcaaaGGTGCTGGTGTGTTTGCGGCACCTCCTGCCCTGGGGCCTGCtgcttctccagccaggccttaAAAGGAGCAGCGGGTGCCACATTTGTTCTTTCTGGTGCCAGGTCTGCGTTATTTCACCTCCCTGGCGTCAAGTGGATGCTTAATGAGAGCCCTGACGTAGGCGCAGCAGACTTGAGAGAAAGCAGCCACAGCCTGGACTTTCTGCTGGCTCTCTCCT contains:
- the Inafm2 gene encoding putative transmembrane protein INAFM2; protein product: MKERDAAPAERGKPATYTGDKKAKMAAKTNKKWVRLATVFAYVLSVSLAAIVLAVYYSLIWQPVGAGTSGGAVGPPPSGSNTTGPSGTSGVAAGPNTTGSSRREAPRDAPPLQAARPAPPEPAADSPLAGPLERPRGLDEDEEEAAEEPRSR